In Lineus longissimus chromosome 7, tnLinLong1.2, whole genome shotgun sequence, a genomic segment contains:
- the LOC135491041 gene encoding RNA-splicing ligase RtcB homolog, whose protein sequence is MPRTYQEELKFLEKLTPNSWRIKKDFVPNMNVEGVFYVNDMLERLMFDELRHSCNAKGFGGFLPGIKQIANVAALPGIVGRSVGLPDVHSGYGFAIGNMAAFDYNDPKAVVSPGGVGFDINCGVRLLRTNLSEKDVLPVKEQLAQSMFDHIPVGVGSKGVIPMTAKDLEEALEMGMDWSLREGYAWAEDKEHCEEYGRMLQADPSKVSARAKKRGLPQLGTLGAGNHYAEIQVVDEIYDDFAASKMGIEYCGQVCVMIHSGSRGFGHQVATDALVAMEKAMKRDHIDVNDRQLACARIHSPEGQDYLKGMAAAANYAWVNRSSMTFLSRQSFAKMFQTTPDDLDMHVIYDVSHNIAKVEEHFMDGKQKTLLVHRKGSTRAFPPHHPLIPVDYQLTGQPVLIGGTMGTCSYVLTGTETGMEETFGSTCHGAGRALSRAKSRRNLDYQSVLTKLEDQGISIRVASPKLVMEEAPESYKNVTDVVNTCHAAGLSKKAIKLRPIAVIKG, encoded by the exons ATGCCAAGAACATACCAGGAGGAACTGAAGTTCCTCGAGAAACTCACCCCAAACAGTTGGAGGATCAAGAAAGATTTTGTTCCAAATATGAAT GTTGAGGGTGTATTTTATGTTAATGATATGTTGGAGCGCTTGATGTTTGATGAGCTGCGCCATTCTTGTAACGCCAAAGGCTTTGGTGGATTCCTTCCTGGGATCAAACAGATCGCAAATGTGGCTGCACTACCTGGCATTGTTGGG CGGTCCGTGGGTTTACCAGATGTTCACTCTGGTTATGGCTTTGCCATTGGCAACATGGCGGCTTTCGATTACAACGATCCAAAAGCAGTGGTATCCCCGGGTGGCGTGGGATTCGACATCAACTGTGGCGTACGTCTGCTGCGGACGAACCTCTCAGAGAAAGATGTTCTTCCTGTCAAAGAACAGTTGGCCCAGAGTATGTTTGACCATATTCCGGTAGGAGTCGGATCAAAGGGCGTCATCCCAATGACTGCAAA AGATTTAGAGGAGGCATTAGAGATGGGTATGGACTGGTCTCTCCGTGAAGGGTATGCCTGGGCTGAGGACAAGGAACATTGTGAGGAATATGGCCGCATGCTACAAGCTGATCCTTCTAAAGTCAGCGCAAGGGCAAAGAAGAGAGGTCTGCCTCAG TTGGGAACTCTAGGTGCTGGTAACCATTATGCCGAGATCCAAGTGGTGGATGAAATCTACGATGATTTTGCTGCGTCTAAGATGGGGATTGAATACTGTGGTCAAGTCTGCGTCATGATCCACAGTGGAAGTAGAGGATTCGGTCACCAGGTGGCTACAG ATGCCTTAGTTGCCATGGAGAAAGCTATGAAGCGAGACCACATCGATGTGAATGACCGTCAGTTAGCATGTGCTAGGATCCATTCCCCCGAAGGACAGGACTACCTAAAGGGCATGGCAGCAGCAGCTAACTATGCCTGGGTGAACAGAAGTAGTATGACCTTCCTATCAAGACAG TCCTTTGCCAAGATGTTCCAGACTACCCCTGATGACCTCGATATGCATGTTATCTATGATGTATCCCATAATATTGCCAAAGTCGAAGAGCACTTCATGGATGGCAAACAGAAGACGCTGTTGGTTCATCGGAAAGGCTCGACGCGGGCCTTCCCTCCACATCATCCACTTATACCAGTTGATTATCAG TTGACTGGACAACCTGTACTGATTGGTGGGACCATGGGAACGTGTAGTTATGTCCTGACTGGAACTGAGACTGGGATGGAGGAGACGTTTGGCTCGACATGTCACGGAGCA GGGCGTGCCTTATCACGCGCCAAGTCAAGGAGGAACCTGGATTATCAGAGCGTCCTGACGAAACTAGAAGACCAGGGAATCTCAATACGCGTGGCTTCTCCTAAACTAGTCATGGAAGAGGCCCCAGAATCTTATAAGAATGTTACAGATGTCGTCAATACGT GTCATGCGGCTGGCCTCAGTAAGAAGGCAATCAAACTGCGACCCATTGCTGTGATTAAAGGATAA
- the LOC135491210 gene encoding DALR anticodon-binding domain-containing protein 3-like: MEDCDEKIFILGDISSKIERFVTKFIEISGDQLEWRLLKRTQQFSVGDFSLLICKYNREKHEQVIQTLAINLLEESRRWRVAIKDCNAAVTEGKVNIRLDHTAMIREGAKEVLSSDVGYGKCALEEFRYVMLNCHEVFDHEADAVSLDLIRSLLLAQHTKRLLEANGFNTIVNCRSDTKQQTTATLGHYQLDSLLKDTTLREITTDALFEQLKSSRHRLSEKDSRLAGRQNRNKDTVMQTLYFDLHAFLEEDRSNTGLLGYCPSLHIAEASCDCSRMRELSMLDCHRSDLAGQGSIEECIHIVCADNEFSQQQLDLLWRLAPDYPNSLKQTHLVHGVVTARGGQGLFLPTAEEFFRTKRVFTQEATVHKYGDAAMGESWSELIDALTVASIKFEMLSKTCRGDVKLNVKAGESVIVSSEKMGSFVLYNFARLCTLFEHFQEKVDHGVYSPLPSVEHIDFSFLREEEEWMLFYNYVLAYPSLVRSTVSDHLASNGHAAKIHTHKVCSFLSYLSKDFSSYYNRVHVLGESRRHLLPQMFARLYLLKTIQLVMSNALALLDIEPLRQM; encoded by the exons ATGGAGGACTgtgatgaaaaaatatttattttgggGGATATATCGAGCAAAATTGAGCGATTTGTCAcgaaatttattgaaatttctgGCGATCAACTAGAATGGCGACTGCTAAAGAGAACACAGCAGTTCTCTGTTGGTGATTTTTCCTTGTTGATATGCAAATATAACCGCGAGAAGCACGAACAG GTCATTCAAACTCTTGCGATAAACCTCCTTGAAGAGTCGAGAAGGTGGAGAGTTGCAATCAAAGATTGCAATGCTGCCGTGACTGAGGGGAAGGTCAACATCAGATTGGACCATACAGCCATGATTAGAGAAGGGGCTAAGGAAGTGTTATCTTCCGATGTGGGATATGGAAAATGTGCCTTGGAGGAGTTTCGATATGTTATGCTGAACTGCCATGAGGTGTTTGACCATGAAGCAGATGCTGTCTCATTAGACCTAATCAGATCTCTCCTGTTAGCACAGCATACCAAGAGACTCTTGGAGGCAAATGG GTTCAACACAATAGTCAACTGTAGATCCGATACGAAGCAGCAAACAACAGCTACACTGGGACACTATCAACTCGATTCACTTCTGAAGGATACTACCTTGAGGGAAATCACAACTGATGCtctttttgaacaactcaaatcCTCAAGACACAGACTTTCAGAGAAAGATTCCAGATTAGCTGGGAGACAGAATAGAAATAAGGATACCGTGATGCAGACGTTATATTTTGACCTTCATGCATTCCTGGAGGAGGACCGCAGCAATACAGGTCTTCTTGGTTATTGTCCTAGTCTTCATATTGCAGAAG CAAGCTGTGATTGTTCAAGAATGAGAGAACTGTCCATGTTAGATTGTCATAGAAGTGACCTTGCCGGTCAAGGCTCCATAGAGGAGTGCATCCATATCGTGTGTGCAGATAATGAGTTCAGTCAGCAACAGCTCGACCTACTGTGGAGATTAGCGCCAGATTATCCAAACTCATTGAAACAG ACCCATTTAGTCCATGGCGTGGTAACGGCACGTGGCGGCCAAGGCCTGTTTCTTCCAACTGCTGAGGAATTCTTCAGAACGAAGCGTGTGTTCACCCAGGAGGCAACTGTCCACAAATATGGTGATGCTGCAATGGGGGAATCGTGGTCCGAGTTGATTGACGCTCTGACAGTTGCCAGCATCAAGTTTGAGATGTTGTCGAAGACATGCAGAGGTGATGTGAAGCTGAATGTGAAAGCCGGAGAATCTGTgatagtttcaagtgaaaagaTGGGATCTTTTGTCCTCTACAACTTTGCCAGATTGTGCACTCTGTTTGAGCACTTCCAAGAAAAAGTGGACCATG GTGTGTACAGCCCCCTCCCCAGCGTAGAACACATTGACTTCTCTTTCTTAAGAGAAGAAGAGGAGTGGATGCTGTTTTATAATTACGTGCTGGCGTACCCAAGTCTTGTCAGGAGTACTGTCTCGGATCATTTGGCGTCGAATGGTCATGCTGCCAAAATACACACTCACAAG GTGTGCTCATTCCTGTCCTATTTGAGTAAAGATTTCAGTTCCTACTACAATAGGGTCCATGTTCTTGGG GAATCAAGACGTCACCTCCTACCACAGATGTTCGCAAGACTTTATCTACTGAAGACGATTCAGCTGGTTATGTCCAACGCTCTTGCTTTGCTAGACATTGAACCATTGAGACAGATGTAA
- the LOC135490896 gene encoding cartilage matrix protein-like: MARLGLILGVISIIGLSSAVDDKTFSRDSAGRPSIALCGHADIVFMLDASGSVGLDNFETIKQFTRRMIEGMVKIKAEALQIAIMQIGSLNNTVEHLHLNSFKYPEEVNLLIATLEALPGLHRLETTRTGHAIGHMRRNSFKKKFGGGTPDRKKIAIVITDGRTKDPESLAMEVKAAGDAGIEFFAVGIGHDIDLNELLTITGGRPHRVVLVDEDKEVLLDKIEELLKLLCAKKCRTVADAAFIMDATGSMGGSNFEIIKTIVSHVIDGIGIVNPSMIQASVIRFGHAKNTKEMIHLNSFSNKQDLDDALFGLDRLSLRETTHTAMAIGLMNAETFTREHGARDYAPKIAVVVTDGMAKDKAALPDILKLTNEMGIRVFAIGIGDVDEEELNLIGDGLYFKAEDYQDIVPVLSNALGHVCAYLESKTLAILKANLAKSVTDKWRLSKVVTHIQDTVGHHLP; the protein is encoded by the exons ATGGCTCGACTTGGTTTGATTCTGGGCGTCATTTCCATAATTGGCCTCTCGTCTGCTGTTGATGACAAAACGTTTTCAAGAGATT CGGCGGGCAGGCCTAGTATCGCTCTTTGCGGCCATGCTGATATTGTGTTTATGCTGGACGCCTCAGGTTCGGTTGGTTTAGATAACTTTGAGACCATCAAGCAGTTCACTCGAAGGATGATCGAGGGGATGGTGAAGATTAAAGCGGAGGCTTTACAG ATTGCAATAATGCAAATCGGCAGCCTCAACAACACGGTTGAGCATCTTCATCTGAATTCCTTCAAATACCCCGAAGAGGTCAACCTGCTCATTGCCACCCTTGAAGCGTTGCCTGGGCTTCATCGTTTAGAAACCACCCGTACGG GGCATGCGATCGGGCATATGAGGCGCAACAGCTTCAAGAAGAAGTTTGGTGGAGGAACGCCTGACAGGAAGAAGATTGCCATTGTGATTACAGATGGGCGCACCAAGGACCCAGAATCCCTAGCAATGGAAGTCAAG GCTGCCGGTGACGCCGGCATAGAATTCTTTGCCGTGGGCATAGGGCATGACATAGACTTGAACGAACTACTCACTATCACTGGCGGGCGTCCCCACAGGGTTGTACTGGTGGACGAGGACAAGGAAGTACTCCTTGATAAAATTGAGGAACTCCTCAAGTTGCTTTGCG CAAAGAAGTGTCGCACTGTCGCCGACGCTGCGTTCATCATGGACGCGACAGGTAGCATGGGAGGGAGCAACTTCGAGATAATTAAGACGATTGTATCCCATGTTATTGACGGTATCGGCATCGTCAACCCCTCCATGATTCAGGCTTCTGTGATCAGATTCGGACACGCGAAG AATACGAAGGAGATGATTCACCTCAATAGCTTCAGCAACAAGCAGGATCTCGATGACGCCTTGTTCGGCCTTGACAGGCTTTCACTCCGCGAGACGACCCACACGGCCATGGCTATTGGACTGATGAATGCGGAAACCTTTACCCGAGAGCATGGCGCAAGAGATTATGCCCCGAAGATTGCTGTGGTGGTCACTGATG GAATGGCAAAAGACAAAGCAGCGCTCCCAGACATCCTCAAACTGACGAACGAGATGGGAATCCGTGTCTTCGCCATAGGGATTGGCGACGTCGAT GAGGAGGAACTAAACTTGATTGGAGATGGTCTGTATTTCAAGGCAGAGGACTATCAAGATATCGTCCCTGTTCTCAGTAATGCGCTGGGGCATGTCTGTG CGTATCTTGAGAGCAAGACACTGGCGATATTGAAGGCGAACCTGGCCAAGTCAGTCACCGACAAGTGGAGGCTTAGTAAAGTGGTCACTCATATCCAAGATACTGTGGGTCATCACCTACCCTGA